A segment of the Bacteroidales bacterium genome:
TATTTCTTTCCACAAAATTTTACACATTGCTTGTAATATAACAATAATGAATCGTAATATTCAAAAGTTAAAAAATATTCACCTAAAAGACGATATGCCTTAAAATATGATGAATCGTCTTCGAGAATCATATCTATATACTTTCTTGCATGAACAAAATCGCCTTTTTTAAAACTCCATTCTGCATTCTCGTATGTTTTATCTAAATATTTTTTATTTTGAGCGTATAAGCTTATACTTCCAAAATTACTTAAAAAACAAAAAAATAAAATAATAATATGTATTTTCATGCCATAAAGGTAAACAATTTAAAAAAAACGAACAATATAAATAATTATTGAATCATTAAATAAATAATTTTGTAGCTTAGCTCCATAAAAATTAAAACCATCATGATTTTTATACATTTATATTTCAAACACTTAGCAAATAGCTTGGTCGTCATTGCTTTTTTATTTCAAAGTTTTCATATTTTTGCTCAAGATAAAGAATTTGCATCTCGAATTATATCTGATTTAACAGCTAAAGATTTTCACGGGCGTGGTTACACACACAAAGGTATTAATAAAGCAGAAAAATATATAGTAACTACATTAAAAAACATTGGCATAAAAAACATTGTTGTACAAACTTTTAAAATGCCCGTTTCAGTTATTAAAAGTGCAAAAGTACTATTCGATACCACTTTTGTAAAATGGGGCGACAATGCTATTGTTTATCCAAGTAGTGCAAGCTTAAAAGGAATGTTCGAAATAGAAAAAATCAATAAATCGAATCTTGCTGATATTTTAACTAAAGATTTGACCAATAAATTTGTATTATTTGACACATCGCTTACCAGTCAATCTAAATACTCATCCGAAATTCATAAGTTGCTTCAAAATAATTCTGTTAAAGCAAAAGGATTTATTCTTTGTAAAAAAACAAAACTTATGCAAGTTCAAGCTAATAAAAAAAACAATTGGGTTATTATAGAAGTTGACACAAGTTTTATAAATGCTCGTAATATTACTATTAACCTTAAAACAAAATACATAAAACAATATAAAACTTCAAACATCATCGCTACGATTAAAGGAAAAAGCGATAGTATTATTGCCTTTAGCGCTCATTATGATCATTTAGGTGAGTTAGAAAACATATATTTCCCTGGTGCAAACGACAATGCAAGCGGAGTTAGTATGGTCATCGATATTGGAAGAGAATTAGCAAACGAACAAAATTCAAAAACCATAGCTCTTTTATTTTTTACAGGCGAAGAAGTTGGGCTTATTGGTTCCAACTATTTTGTCGGAAAGCCTACATTCGACCTAAAAAAAATTAAATATTTATTTAATTTAGATGTAATTGGAAGTGGTGAAAAAGGCATTACTATTGTTAATGGTAAAATATATCAATCATTAGCCGATGAACTTTCAAAAATTAATATTGATAAAAATCTTAATTTAGATATTCAAATTCGCGAAGCCTCCAATAACAGCGATCATGCTCCTTTTTATATGAATGGTATTCCATCGGTATTTATATATGCTAAAGGCAAAACAGGACCTTATCATCATCCCGACGATAATCTTTTAAACTTAAGCCTTGCCAAATATAATGATATTGTTAAACTTTTATTAACTTATACAAAACAATGAAAACGATAACTTTATCTTTATTTGTTCTACTTTTTTCTTTAAAATTATTTGCTCAGAACGAAAGTAGAATGATGCGTTTCCCTACAATATACGGGAATCAAATAGCATTTACCTATGCTGGCGACTTATACATAGCCAATATGAACGATGGCATTGCACGGAAGCTAACAAACTATAGTGGTTACGAAACTTTTCCTCACTTTTCACCTGATGGTAAATACATTGCTTTTACAGGTCAATACGATGGTAATTCCGAGGTTTATATTGTTCCAGCCACCGGTGGCGAACCCAAACGTCTTACTTACACAGCAACCCTCAATCGCGATGACATTGCCGACAGAATGGGACCTAACAATATAGTAACTTCGTGGACACCCGATGGCAAAAATATTATTTATCGCTCTCGCAAAGCTTCGTGGAATGATTTTGTTGGACAATTATATTCAATATCAATCGAAGGCGGCATGTCTGAACAACTTCCACTTTCGAGTGGTGGCTTTAATTCTTTCTCGCCCAATGGTGAAAAAATTGCTTTTAACAGAGTAATGCGCGAATTTAGAACATGGAAATATTATAAAGGCGGTATGGCCGATGATATTCGTATATTCGATTTTAAAACTAAAACTATCGAAAATATTACTCAAAACCCATCGCAAGATATTTTC
Coding sequences within it:
- a CDS encoding M20/M25/M40 family metallo-hydrolase, whose product is MIFIHLYFKHLANSLVVIAFLFQSFHIFAQDKEFASRIISDLTAKDFHGRGYTHKGINKAEKYIVTTLKNIGIKNIVVQTFKMPVSVIKSAKVLFDTTFVKWGDNAIVYPSSASLKGMFEIEKINKSNLADILTKDLTNKFVLFDTSLTSQSKYSSEIHKLLQNNSVKAKGFILCKKTKLMQVQANKKNNWVIIEVDTSFINARNITINLKTKYIKQYKTSNIIATIKGKSDSIIAFSAHYDHLGELENIYFPGANDNASGVSMVIDIGRELANEQNSKTIALLFFTGEEVGLIGSNYFVGKPTFDLKKIKYLFNLDVIGSGEKGITIVNGKIYQSLADELSKINIDKNLNLDIQIREASNNSDHAPFYMNGIPSVFIYAKGKTGPYHHPDDNLLNLSLAKYNDIVKLLLTYTKQ